The region CTTCGCACACGCGCATCTCGTCGTCGCGCCACAACGTGCCGTCCAGCAGCAGGCAATCGGCGCGCTGCATCCAGCTCAGCACTTCGTCATCGACCCTGCCCAGGCCCGGCGCATAGAACACCGAGGCGCCAGTACGCAAGTCTTCGATAAACAGGCCGATGGTGTCGCCCGGCTGCGGGTTGCCGCGATTGGGCGAGTACGGCGGTGCGTTACTGACCAAGGGAATCGCGCGAAATTGCAGGTGTTCGCAGGCAGCGATGCTGAACGGCTCGCGCGCCAGTTCGATGGGTTGCCATTGCAAGCCGCCGTTCCAGTGTTTGAGCATGGTGAACAGGGGGAAACCGCTGCTCAAATCCTCATGAACCCGTTCGGTGCACCAGACCGAGTGCGGGCACCCTTCGCGCAGGCTCAACAAGCCGGTGCAATGGTCGATCTGGCTGTCCAGCAGGATGACCCCGGCAATGGCGGTGTCGCGTAATTGACGCACCGGTTGCAACGCCGGGAAACTCTCCAGTTGCGCACGAATATCCGGGGAAGCATTGCACAGCACCCAATCCACGCCGTTGTCGCTCACGGCGATCGACGATTGCGTGCGCCGCTGCGCGCGCAGGCTGCCGTTGCGCATCGCGGCGCACTGCCGACAGTTGCAGTTCCATTGCGGGAAACCACCGCCAGCGGCGGAACCGAGAACGCGGATGTGCATGAGCAATGCTCCAGAAGGCAGGCCCGGCCAACGCGTCGGCTGGCCGGGTGATCAATCAACGGTTGGCGAAATACATCGTCACTTCGAAGCCAATACGCAGATCGGTAAACGCGGGTTTAGTCCACATGGGTCAATCCTCTTCTTGTGCCGGGCAATTCCGGTAAAGCCATTAATGCACGGGGCGCCTGGCGTCCGAATGCTACTTTCGAAGGAGGTGGCGGCGTGCGTTGGTAGGGGGTGGTGCACAGTTTTCAAGTACACGTAAAACCCAATGTGGGAGCGAGCTTTTGTGGCGAGGGGGCTTGCCTCCGTTGGGGCGCGAAGCGGCCCCGTCTATCCCAATAAGGAATGGGGACTGCTGCGCAGTCCAACGGGGCAAGCCCCTCGCCACAAAAGCTCGCTCCCACAGGGTTTGTGGTGTGCTTGTGGGTTAGAAGAACCCCAACGGATTGATGTCGTAGCTCACCAGCAGGTTTTTGGTTTGCTGATAGTGATCAAGCATCATCTTGTGGTTTTCACGGCCGACCCCGGACTTCTTGTAGCCACCGAACGCGGCATGGGCCGGGTACAGGTGATAGCAGTTGGTCCAGACACGCCCGGCCTTGATCGCCCGGCCCATGCGGTAGGCGCGGTTGATGTCGCGAGTCCACAGGCCGGCGCCGAGGCCGAACTCGCTGTCGTTGGCAATCGCCAGGGCTTCAGCTTCGTCCTTGAAGGTGGTGACGCCCA is a window of Pseudomonas sp. 10S4 DNA encoding:
- the pqqB gene encoding pyrroloquinoline quinone biosynthesis protein PqqB, which gives rise to MHIRVLGSAAGGGFPQWNCNCRQCAAMRNGSLRAQRRTQSSIAVSDNGVDWVLCNASPDIRAQLESFPALQPVRQLRDTAIAGVILLDSQIDHCTGLLSLREGCPHSVWCTERVHEDLSSGFPLFTMLKHWNGGLQWQPIELAREPFSIAACEHLQFRAIPLVSNAPPYSPNRGNPQPGDTIGLFIEDLRTGASVFYAPGLGRVDDEVLSWMQRADCLLLDGTLWRDDEMRVCEVGQSLGSEMGHLPQSGAGGMLEILEGFTRQRKVLIHINNTNPILDANSAERALLERRGVEVAYDGMSIEL
- the pqqA gene encoding pyrroloquinoline quinone precursor peptide PqqA; the protein is MWTKPAFTDLRIGFEVTMYFANR